The following DNA comes from Musa acuminata AAA Group cultivar baxijiao chromosome BXJ1-4, Cavendish_Baxijiao_AAA, whole genome shotgun sequence.
GCATGCCAGTCATAGCTAACCAACTGCCATCATGGCGGCATTGATCGCTGTGTTGCCGTTGGCACGAACAACGGCAGACGTCACGTAAAAGGAGGCAGATGCCATGGATTGCAtctgaaagaaaaggagaaataaTTGGAGGAGGAACGTGCCAGCCTCAAAGTTCGGAAAGGTTTCGCGGCTTCAAGAACTCTTGCAAGCGATGCCCTCCCCTTGTCCCTTGTTGCCGCGTCACCCCCGCTCTCCTTTCCGACAGTGGCGTCGAGTCGTCCGGTCACCATGAAGCTCGGTGCCTTGCTCGAGATGCCGAACGGGGACAGCCCGGCGAGCTGTCGGGGCGAAGACTGGGCGCGACAAGGGATGGCTGGTCTAAACATCGACGCCGAGACAGGCGAGACCTGCATCTCGCGTTTTGAATCTTCATGTTGTTCTTTTtagcatttctttctttcttagatCTTGGAATTGATCAGCTAAGAGGAGGTCGGAAGTGATTGAATGGCTGAACGGTTTGTTCCCCGGCCTTAACATGCCGCTCGAAGCGTACGAGGAGGAACTCCGAGCTCGGTTGTCCGACGGAGCTCTCTTGTGCGGCATCATGACGAGGTTCAGTCCTGGCTACTCGGAGGAGGTTGAACTACTGACAATTATACTTGTAGCTGTTTGACGTTTGGTCTTAATGGGGGATTCTCTTTTTAGTCTTGATTTGAACTTCGGTTGCAGATCAGGAATGAAACTTATGCATCGAGATCCGAGAGCAGATCGGAAAACATAAGGAGGTTTATTTCAGCTGTAGAGCAGATGGGATTGCCGGGCTTCAATGTATCCGATCTGGAACAGGTAACTGGGTAGAGaatcatatctttcccaagaaattAGTGTCGGTGTTACTCCTCAGCTGTTGAATTAAGTGTGGCATGCAGGGACCTGTCTCTTCGGTAGTATACTGCCTTTGGTCTCTCAAGGATCACCTCCTCTCTGACCTTGGGGAGGACAAGGACATGAACCCACCGGTTAAGAGCGTAGGTGAAGCAAGAATGAGCTGGAAAGCTCTTGAAACTATAAGGACTGATCCACTGGGTGCTTTGAGAGGAGATAGCATTCTGAATGGCCAGAACTCTGTTGTCTTAGGAGAGGAGAGAAGACATAGCTTTCAAGGTTCGAGGTTACAACATGTGCTGCCAAGTTCGGCCATGTCAGGTATGTTAATTGTTCTTATTGCTCATCTATCTCACCTGATAATGGATCTTCCCTTATATAACGTGGTACAAATTCACGTAGACTTATATGTAACTTTTACATGATTTGTAATGTTGTTTGTATGAGTAATTGGTCTATTTCTGGGCTCCCAGTAGAGTCTTGTTATATGTAGCCTGTACTAcagaaattttgaaataattctCATTACTTGTTCTTTTGTTGCAATTCTTGTTCATAGACTATAGACCTTAATTTTCATCATAGAGGTTTCCTATAGTATCCATACGATCATGTTATTGATTTAGAAATCTCTGGAAATTGAATATGCTATTGAGCTCATTGTCATGGTTCTGGTCGGATTATCGACTAAAGAGAAAAGAGGTCAAAATGTCATTTCTGATTTGGCTAAAGATATTTTCATATAGGTGACAATATAAGAAGTGGGATGGTGAGGTTGAGTGTCAGTGGGAAAAGTTTGGAAATTTATTCTGCACATATATTTTTCGTATGAACTTCTGCAAGTGAACTTAATGTTGTTTATCCACATTGTTCTGGCGTTGCAAACAAGCTATAGTGATAAGGGGCCAACTAAAAAAGCTCTTAGACAGCAAACATGCCAAAAATTTTCTGTTACCTTTCTTCACACTATGTCATGATACTACTGGGCTTTAGCTGTGTCACACCAAAATCTTCTTTCTCAAAGATCTTAATGGTAAAGCCTTTTGTAATTCCTATATGAAACTTGTGACGGATCCTATGCTACTTGTATGTAATTATATGGTTTCCTTCTAATCTAGGCTCATATACTTCAATGAGATACCGTGGAGGCTTCAATCGATATTAGCATGATAGGTACTTTGTAGACCAAGTGATGGTCCTGTTTGAATATGAAGAAGTTTTTCAAAGTACTCCTCTCTTGTTTAACGAACATTTGTATTTTAATGTCTCAATTATCTCAACTTTTACTGGCAGTAAAGTACAAATGAAAATtttgtcacacacacacacatatacatacatacatacaaacatacatatgtatatatgtatatatatatatatatatatatatatatacatatatatgtatataatgcaAGTGATGCTACACACCTTTTTGTGGAAGCGTAGATCTGTTATATTCTTTAGAAGCAAATCTATTCTCCTCTCTGCTATGAAAATATTTTCAAACTACACTATGTTTTGGAGCATTCCTTGTGCTCATGATATTATTTGCTTACTGCAAAGAAGTTACATTTTGCCATTTAGTTATAAAATTTCATTTATAAACTTTAATTACTATATCCACATTTTACAGAGCCATCATCTCCGCAATTTCATCATGGTGGACACAAATTCCATGAGGTTTTCCAATTGAAACAAGGGcattattatgatcttcctccagCTAAGCTCTCAGAAACGATGAAATCAAATAGTTTAGATGTAATCTTTTAAATTTGTAATCGAGACACTTAGTTTTCACTATCTTTTATATAGTTATATGTTAAGCATTGAAGTATATTTTTTGTAGAATGCCCCAACTCAATCTCTTTTGAGTATTATAAATGGCATTGTCGATGAAAGCATCGAGAGCAAAAATGGAGAAATACCTCAAGTATGTAGTCAAGTATAAGAGAATTTACTTACATGCTGGTCTATTGTATTAATGTGTAGTCCTTATACCAATTATGTGCTCATTATATGATATCTTTTCCTGTAGtccttaatttttaatatattctgGCAGTTGATGTTCCATACAAAGAAACAGGACAAAAGATTTTATTGTTTAAAGCTTTGATTTTATTGTTCTTTTCCCCAGCGTCTGCCATGCTGGTTGAGAAAAGTTGTGCAAGAGATTGAACGACGTATTTCAACTCAAGCAGAGCACATAAGAAATGTAAGACAAGGTGATTTTACATTTATTTCTATTCAAACATTTTATGACTCTCTTTTCTGTAGCAAAATAATCTCATTAAAGCACGTGAGGAGAAGTATCAATCAAGGATTAGGGTGCTTGAAACGCTAGCAACTGGTACGAAAGAAGAAACACAGGTAATTTTAGTAGATGCAGCAATCATATCCTATGGATTTAGAGTACAATGTTCTTCTTTCAATCCCATAATAAAATGGTTCTTTTCTCATCCTTTATGTTTCAGATAGCTATGAACCAGCTCCACCTGCTAAAGGTCTGTTTCTTAACAAAACTGCAATCTATTCAACTCATAAGGCTATTATTCTGCAGATTATGTCTTTATTTTCCCATCTTTTGTTTGCCTGTAATTTTAATGATTTCACAAGGCTGCAAAAGTGACTTTGAGAATGGCTTCAGGAATTTGTATgtcatttaaatcaaaataaggTGATATTCACTGATTTTGGCACTCTTTGGGACATGTATATGACCGATGGACTAatctatataataataattttggtCATGAACTCTTTAGAGGTAGTTTCCCGATTGACTTCATTTATGTAGCAAGGATCCCTGAATTCTTTTTGGACACATCTTCTATAGTTTAACCAAATCTTCATGGTTGATATATTCTGATGGATAATGCCTTCATAACCATAGAAAAACCAATAGTCATAATTCATCAGTTCCATTGTAAGCAACATTTCTGTTTCATTAAAAAAAGTGAAATCTAGATATTAATTCTATTAGTATACAGAAATTAACTCAAACTTCAGTACTTGTAGAACAATACAATATCCACCACATTTCACtccaataaaaataatttatcagtAAATGGTAACAAATAGTGTAATATGAAATGTATCAATAGAAATGGTTCACTTGCCATAGTATAGCCCATCTCAGATGAAAACTAACATTACGTCCCATTGATATGTGCCATGTTCTGTATGGTGCTGTCATTGGTATGTTGATGCAATTAGCTTCTTATCTGAAttgatttatcatcaatttacttcAACGCTATTCTTACATGGATACTTCTGCATTACAAGCGTGAAACATTTGTTATTCTTTGATTGCTAATGATGTTTTATTAGTGATTTCATAACATACTTGGTGAGTTTTATGACATCAAGTATTTGCAGAGTGCTGTTTTTGAGCAGCAGATGTTATTGGCCTTCCATATAGAGGCAAGCCTTATTAGTAAAGATCACCAATGATATTGTTGTCCATAAAACTCCAATATGAAGATAGATGTATGCTCCTGCCCCAGCGAATGTGAATCCTGTCACTGCAGCCTTTTCCTTTTCTTAGTGCTACAGTTTCGATTTTCCTAATGAGGTAAATGAATTGAGATACAAAAAATCTGGACGAACTGTAATGAACATATATAACAGATAATGAGTTGAAAGAAACCAGAACTAACAACCAATAGACTTTTTGATGTGATCTAGTAAATTAGCAAAGGTCAAAACACAATAGTGTTTAGGTTGAAGTGTGTTAGTGGCTGTATTGAGCCTGACCAAGGACTTCCCATCATTTTTGGAACAAATTGTATTCACATGTTTGATATTGATTATTGTTCTTTTGCAGACAGAAAAGCAAAAAATTGAAGAGAGAAACAAACTTGGTGAAGAAGATATGGCTAGGCtaacaaaggaaaaggaaaaaactgACCAGATAATTTCAGAACTTAAGCAGGAGTtggaaataataaaaagaacataTGAAGAGCAATTTCAGCAAATGGAAACTAAGGCCAAGGAGTATCAAACAAAGTTGGAGCAAAAGCTAAAAGATGCTAAATCTTATTTGGCAGAATCACAAAGGAGAATAGAAGAGTTAGGGACAATTTCTGAATCTAAATTTCAGAATTGGAATCAAAGGGAACTTGTTCTTCAGAGTTTTATAGATCTTCAACTGCAATCAGTGCAGGTATATCACGCTCAAGCTTGTTGTAAGTTGTTCCTCATATGATGCTCAAGACTGAGCATTAGTGTTTCTTCCAGGAGTTGAGGTCATCTTCCAATTCCATAAAGCATGAAGTCAGAATTACACAAAAGAAATGGTGTGAAGAATTTACCAGATTTGGTAAGACATGTTTTGCTGATACTACATTTTAACTAAAATTTCAGTACCTCTTTAGACATGCATTGTATTCTTCTGTGCAGGGAAACAACTGAAATTACTGACTGATGCAGCAGAGAATTATCATACCGTCCTTGCAGAAAACAGGAGATTGTACAATGAGGTTCAGGAACTAAGAGGTGTCCATTTAACATTTAATTGTCATCATGTGATATTATAGTTTTAGCACATAGTTACATCTTGGCTCTGGCTAATGTCTTCTGTGTAggaaatattagagtttattgccgAATAAGACCATTTCTTCCTGGGGAAAATGTAAAACAGACTACCACAGAGTATATTGGTGACAATGGTGAGCTTCTTATTGCAAATCCCTCCAAACAGGGAAAAGATGTACAGCGGATGTTCAAGTTCAATAAGGTCTTTGGTCCAGCTGCCACTCAAGGTTATCATACATCTGTTAAAATCTCTAGCTTTttagtttcctttttcttttgttgtttatggCATTTATTTGAATGAAATGGCAATAAAATTTGTTATTTGACTAGGACAGTTCAACCATAGTAGGTATTTTGCATTTGTTTTATCGATTGCTAAGCAACTTCTTTTCTGATGCTGTAATAGAGGAAGTCTTCATGGACATTCAACCCCTAGTCCGATCAGTTCTTGATGGTTATAATGTATGCATTTTTGCATATGGTCAGACTGGATCAGGAAAAACGTACACCATGGTGATCattgtttatatttttatatatttagctATTTCAAATTATGTTTTCCACATCTTATTTCATCCTCATAACATGATGAAAGTCTTGTTTCAGACTGGACCACACTCGGGAACTGAAAAGGAGTGGGGTGTCAATTACCGAGCCCTAAATGATCTATTTCATATATCTTGGAATAGGAGAGATGCCTACGTATATGAAGTGTGTGTCCAGATGGTTGAAATATATAACGAACAAGTCCGTGATCTGCTTGCAAGTGATGGCACACAAAAGAAATATCCTTTTCTCCACAGTTTTTTTCATTCTATTATTGTTCTATCATAGTATCAAGGTTCATTGAAATCTAATCTTGTTCTTGAATTTTCATTCTAATGTTTTTTTCTGTGTGATTATAGTTCCTTTGTTTCCTTCTATTCCAAGTAATATGCTCTATTCTTTTGTTACAGAGATTTATGATTTCAAATTTAACCAAACTCATGTTATCCCAGCTTCTATGTGGAATAGATTATACCTGCTGTTTCCCTTTAACTTGCACACACTTGGGATTTTGAGTAATTCACTGCCCAATGGACTTGCTGTCCCTGATGCAAGTATGCTTCCTGTTAAATCAACTTCTGATGTACTAGAGTTGATGCATATAGGACACAGTAATAGGGCTGTGGGTGCTACTGCTCTCAATGAAAGGAGTAGCCGGTCACACAGGTTTAAATTTTGTCATCTATATGCAATTGTGTTTTCGCTGCATTATGTCATCTGGTATTACATTACCTTTCTTTTACAGCATTGTGACAGTTCATGTTCGAGGGATGGATTTGAAAACTGGAGCTACTTTGCGAGGCTCTCTTCATCTGGTAGATCTTGCTGGAAGTGAGAGAGTTGATCGCTCCGAAGTTACAGGAGATAGACTTAAGGAAGCACAACATATCAACAAATCTTTGTCTGCTCTTGGAGATGTTATATATGCTCTATCACAAAAAAGTGCTCATGTGCCATACAGAAATAGCAAACTGACTCAAGTGTTGCAAAGTTCTTTAGGTACCCATCTACATTCTTTTAAATGGCATTTGCTTTATTTGTTTCAGTTTAAGATGAGCTTTATTTAATgaaaccctccccttcaattggtcttttttCACTAAAAATAGACATGAGATTTTTCATTCTTTATTATGCAGGTGGACATGCTAAGACACTTATGTTTGTACAGATAAATCCAGATATAGGATCTTATTCTGAGACTTCGAGTACCTTAAAATTTGCTGAAAGGGTATCTGGAGTGGAGCTGGGTGCTGCAAagagtcaaaaagaagggaaagataTAAGAGATTTGATGGAACAGGTTCTTTGTGCTAGTCATTTTATATTTTTCGTTtttcaattttatgataatttaatgatTCATTCTATTCCTGTTCATTATATACACACATTTTGTCTTTTACACTCTCTAACAAATGCTACAATTAATTAATTACAGATGAAATGAGATAATAGGTTCAAAATGTTTCTTAGCCTCTTAGGTTTTCTAAATTTCTTCACCATGCAAAGCCTTCAATGGAAATGTGGAAGACCTTAACTTTTAGCAGAGCTAGCTCTAatagtatttttaatttttaagtggAGACAAAAGAAACCCCAGATCTGGTTGAGTGACCTATGTATATCTAGAATTCGTGAAGCACCACTAAGAAAGGTCTTGCATCTATGAATTGGTGAGTTTTCAGCATAGATTCGAAATGTTCTAAACAAAGTCTCTTGCTTACACTTTGAAGGTTCATTAATTTTTTTGAGGCCATTTCCT
Coding sequences within:
- the LOC103982715 gene encoding kinesin-like protein KIN-14C, which translates into the protein MKLGALLEMPNGDSPASCRGEDWARQGMAGLNIDAETAKRRSEVIEWLNGLFPGLNMPLEAYEEELRARLSDGALLCGIMTRFSPGYSEEIRNETYASRSESRSENIRRFISAVEQMGLPGFNVSDLEQGPVSSVVYCLWSLKDHLLSDLGEDKDMNPPVKSVGEARMSWKALETIRTDPLGALRGDSILNGQNSVVLGEERRHSFQGSRLQHVLPSSAMSEPSSPQFHHGGHKFHEVFQLKQGHYYDLPPAKLSETMKSNSLDNAPTQSLLSIINGIVDESIESKNGEIPQRLPCWLRKVVQEIERRISTQAEHIRNQNNLIKAREEKYQSRIRVLETLATGTKEETQIAMNQLHLLKTEKQKIEERNKLGEEDMARLTKEKEKTDQIISELKQELEIIKRTYEEQFQQMETKAKEYQTKLEQKLKDAKSYLAESQRRIEELGTISESKFQNWNQRELVLQSFIDLQLQSVQELRSSSNSIKHEVRITQKKWCEEFTRFGKQLKLLTDAAENYHTVLAENRRLYNEVQELRGNIRVYCRIRPFLPGENVKQTTTEYIGDNGELLIANPSKQGKDVQRMFKFNKVFGPAATQEEVFMDIQPLVRSVLDGYNVCIFAYGQTGSGKTYTMTGPHSGTEKEWGVNYRALNDLFHISWNRRDAYVYEVCVQMVEIYNEQVRDLLASDGTQKKLGILSNSLPNGLAVPDASMLPVKSTSDVLELMHIGHSNRAVGATALNERSSRSHSIVTVHVRGMDLKTGATLRGSLHLVDLAGSERVDRSEVTGDRLKEAQHINKSLSALGDVIYALSQKSAHVPYRNSKLTQVLQSSLGGHAKTLMFVQINPDIGSYSETSSTLKFAERVSGVELGAAKSQKEGKDIRDLMEQIASLKDIVARKDEEIEQLQQLKDIRLRHNSNSLRHSSSSPCGISLLGGTIQQEQKSSNGRVVANEKLGSDHENFSEQSGDHSESGSQLSADDRRHQKEILGQSKLIKVVADQSSADPEHLGNGDADSEEYLSDGDLSMGTETDGSTGSLVEFNRLSERVKSLDITKEKEPKNPTPVPKPPSQKTGQVPASRTRLRDTIKSPSTSKNTTQVAVPSSKLPKRWQ